A region from the Lycium barbarum isolate Lr01 chromosome 8, ASM1917538v2, whole genome shotgun sequence genome encodes:
- the LOC132606237 gene encoding dynamin-2A-like, producing MEAIEELAQLSDSMKQAASLLADEDVDETTSSKRPSTFLNVVAIGATGAGKSAVLNSLIGHPALPTGEGGATRAPICIDLKRDSSLSSKSIILQIDSKSQPVSASALRHSLQDRLSKISNKSRDEIYLKLRTSTAPPLKLVDLPGVDKANLDDSLTQYVEHNDAILLVVISAAQAPEVASCKAIRIAKEYDSECTRIVGVISKIDHAASEPKVLAAVQALLSNQGPRSTADIPWVALIGQSVSIASAQSGSVGSDNSLETAWRAESESLKSILTGAPQTKLGRLALVETLAHQIRSRMKVRLPNLLSGLQGKSQVVQDELVRLGEQMVNSAEGTKALALELCREFEDKFLQHITGGEGDGWKVVASFEGNFPNRIKQLPLDRHFDINNVKRIVLEADGYQPYLISPEKGLRSLIKGVLEQAKEPSRLCVDEVHRVLVDLVSSAANATPGLGRYPPFKREVVAIASDALDGFKTDAKKMVVALVDMERAFVPPQHFIRLVQRRMDRQRREDELKNRGSKKAHEAEQSILNRATSPQTGSQQGGGNLKSMKEKPSQQDKDTSEGSALKTAGPEGEITAGFLLKRSAKTNGWSKRWFVLNEKTGKLGYTKKQEERHFRGVITLEECILEEVPDEEAAPAPTKSSKDKKANGPDVAKAPNLVFKITSRVPYKTVLKAHSAVVLKAESVADKTEWLNKLRIVISSKGGQVKGESAPPIRQSLSDGSLESMTRRPVDPEEELRWMAQEVRGYVEAVLNSLAANVPKAVVLCQVEKAKEDMLTKLYSSISAQSTAKIEELLQEDQNVKRRRERIQKQSSLLSKLTRQLSIHDNRAAAAASYANGEAESSPTASGPSSGDDWRSAFDAAANGPSGLSRYGSRGSSRRYNEPAENGDTNSRSSSASRRTPNRLPPGPPQSGSGYRS from the exons ATGGAGGCGATCGAGGAATTGGCACAGCTATCAGATTCGATGAAGCAAGCTGCTTCTTTACTTGCCGATGAAGATGTTGATGAAACAACTTCTTCGAAAAGGCCATCCACTTTTCTCAATGTTGTTGCTATCGGTGCCACT GGTGCAGGTAAATCAGCTGTACTGAACAGTCTAATTGGCCATCCTGCTTTG CCAACAGGTGAAGGCGGTGCTACTCGTGCCCCCATATGTATTGATCTAAAACGAGATAGTTCGTTGAGCAGTAAATCGATCATTTTGCAGATCGACAGTAAATCACAGCCAGTCTCTGCAA GTGCTCTTCGACATTCTTTACAGGATAGACTAAGCAAAATTTCAAACAAGAGCCGCGATGAAATATATTTGAAGCTACGAACAAGCACGG CTCCACCATTGAAGCTGGTTGATTTGCCTGGTGTTGACAAGGCAAACCTTGATGATTCATTG ACTCAATATGTTGAGCACAACGATGCCATATTGCTGGTCGTAATTTCTGCTGCTCAGGCACCTGAAGTTGCTTCATGTAAAGCTATCAGAATTGCGAAGGAGTATGATAGTGAAT GTACTAGAATTGTCGGTGTTATTAGCAAGATAGATCACGCAGCTTCAGAGCCGAAAGTGCTCGCGGCTGTTCAAGCTCTTTTGTCAAATCAAGGACCACGAAGTACAGCTGATATCCCCTGGGTTGCCTTGATTGGTCAATCCGTTTCCATAGCTTCTGCTCAGTCTGGAAGTGTTGGATCTGATAACTCATTGGAGACTGCATGGCGAGCTGAGAGTGAGAGTTTAAAATCAATACTGACTGGAGCTCCTCAAACTAAGCTTGGTAGGTTAGCTTTGGTCGAGACCCTTGCTCACCAGATACGCAGTAGAATGAAAGTCAGACTTCCAAATCTGCTTTCCGG GCTTCAGGGGAAGTCTCAAGTTGTACAAGATGAGTTGGTTAGGCTTGGGGAACAAATGGTTAATAGTGCTGAAGGTACCAAAGCCTTAGCACTTGAGCTTTGCCGTGAATTTGAGGACAAGTTTCTGCAGCATATCACTGGCGGCGAG GGTGATGGGTGGAAAGTGGTTGCAAGTTTCGAGGGGAACTTTCCGAATAGGATAAAGCAGCTCCCATTAGATAGACATTTTGACATAAACAATGTCAAGCGG ATTGTGTTAGAAGCCGATGGTTATCAACCCTACCTGATTTCTCCTGAGAAAGGGTTGAGGTCTTTGATAAAAGGTGTTCTGGAGCAGGCAAAAGAACCTTCACGTCTTTGTGTTGATGAG GTGCATCGTGTACTTGTTGATCTTGTCTCCTCTGCTGCAAATGCTACACCTGGACTTGGACGATATCCTCCTTTCAAGAGAGAG GTCGTAGCAATTGCTTCTGATGCATTGGATGGATTTAAAACTGATGCCAAGAAAATGGTAGTTGCCCTTGTCGACATGGAGCGTGCTTTTGTCCCCCCTCAACACTTTATCCGCTTGGTGCAGAGGAG AATGGACAGACAGAGACGTGAGGATGAGCTAAAAAATCGGGGTTCTAAGAAGGCACATGAAGCAGAACAATCAATATTGAATAGG GCAACTAGTCCTCAAACTGGAAGCCAGCAAGGTGGAGGAAACTTGAAATCTATGAAAGAGAAACCCAGCCAGCAGGACAAGGATACATCAGAAGGCTCAGCTTTGAAGACTGCAGGGCCTGAGGGAGAGATAACAGCAG GATTCTTATTGAAGAGAAGTGCCAAAACAAATGGGTGGAGCAAGCGATGGTTTGTTTTGAATGAGAAAACTGGAAAG CTTGGATACACGAAGAAACAAGAAGAACGCCATTTTCGTGGTGTCATAACATTGGAG GAGTGTATTCTTGAAGAAGTTCCTGATGAAGAAGCAGCTCCGGCGCCTACCAAAAGTTCCAAGGACAAAAAGGCAAATGGGCCTGATGTTGCAAAAGCACCCAATCTCGTATTTAAGATAACCAGCCGGGTTCCATATAAGACTGTTTTAAAGG CACACAGCGCTGTTGTCTTGAAGGCTGAGAGTGTGGCAGATAAGACAGAGTGGTTAAATAAATTGCGAATCGTCATCAGCTCTAAAGGCGGTCAAGTAAAGGGTGAATCTGCGCCCCCTATCCGGCAAAGTCTTTCAGATGGATCTCTT GAATCAATGACTAGAAGACCGGTGGATCCTGAAGAAGAACTTCGATGGATGGCTCAGGAAGTGCGTGGTTATGTTGAAGCTGTTCTAAACAGCCTTGCAGCCAATGTGCCAAAA GCAGTGGTTCTTTGCCAAGTAGAGAAGGCAAAAGAAGACATGCTTACTAAATTGTATAGTTCTATCAG CGCCCAAAGTACTGCAAAAATTGAAGAGCTGCTCCAGGAGGACCAGAATGTAAAACGCAGGAGAGAGCGCATTCAAAAACAATCTTCTCTTCTTTCTAAGCTTACTAGACAACTCAGTATCCACGACAATAGAGCAGCTGCTGCTGCCAGCTACGCAAATGGCGAAGCAG AAAGTAGCCCAACAGCATCAGGTCCGTCATCTGGTGATGATTGGAGGTCTGCATTTGATGCTGCTGCAAATGGCCCTTCTGGTCTCTCTAGGTATGGATCAAGAGGTAGTAGTCGCCGCTACAATGAGCCTGCTGAAAATGGTGATACAAATTCACGCTCTAGTTCTGCTAGCCGTCGCACCCCTAACAGGTTACCACCTGGCCCACCACAATCTGGATCCGGTTATAGATCTTAA